gaaggttgttggctgcaaagtttttctaTTCATCActcgatgaagatcatgaagttgcttggtcacaaaaccctacggtgtacaaaacacagcagcttcttgaaaAGAATGAAGAGCTAGGGCAAATTAGGTTTCCAGTTACActcttcttcacacttgtgcaattgtgctcttgtgcaactgTGCATAACCTTctacagcccttaaaataatccttatatatgtttagagttatgagaaaagaaagcccaaacatataatcacggattggatgaaaaacataCTCGAAAatctgagtttcataaacctcgacaaataccctatctgttgagctgctgtcgagccacaggATTCAGACAACTCTAAGTCTTGATAAATGCTaactatcgagctttaatgaacaacacttttcacacttgattcttgaacagacttgcatggctttaacacttgaacttgaaaccttgtttcttgaagcattaaacacatcctagatctacccaattacaagtaaagtgtgttttgtcaaaggattagccaattacataaaatagtgacatatattcctaacatgtgaaacacatgtTCTAACAAGAATTATAACATTGATATATAAATGTagagaaatttaaaatacataCAAGTACACATTTACatatagagaaaaatatatattcataaaataatagctaaattacaaattacactcTCTAACATAATTCAAATTCAACTTAATCTTGTAACTTCAATTTTGTACaatttcagtcttctaacttGTAGCTTTATTCAATTTAGTTCTTTCGTTtaaaggaggagattgttaggacatttAGGTTTTTAGCCAATTCCATGGCAAGTTTGGATGtaattttgaatttcaattttacAATGTAATTAATGTAATGTTGTGAGTATAATTTTGTAATCAGTTGAAGTTGAAAGTTGGAATTGCAATCTAAAGGAATTTGCAAGAGCAAACTTGGAGAGTCAGGTGAAGTATCAGGAAGATTCACAAAAATAGTTGAGGAAACAATTTTGCCCCACTTTCAAGTGAAAATGCGCAAACCTTGGCAATTCAATTACGAACTTATCTTCAATACTAAACCTCAACTTCTATTTATAAGCAccatttttcatgaattttctagcctattCCCCATATTAAAAAGCTAGAGAAAGTCCTAAAACCCTGGTGCAAAAATCCATTCCATCTCTCTAAGTTCTCCCTCTCAAATTACTAAATTCTATGAGAGGAGATTCATACCATCACACACATTTAAATACTCAAAGTTCTTGTTGTTGATTGGTGTTGGAGAATCATTGGAGCAATAATCCATAATTGCCAATGAGACTTGGTCATTGCAATTGGAGGCTCGATTGTGGATCCAAAGACTATCAAGAAGAAAGGATTTGCGGAATTGATTGTTAGAAGGAGCTGGAGGCTCGAGTACATAGTCATTCCTTAGCTTAAAGGGTATTGTAAGTGATATGTACCACAACTATTCTTGATTAGTGGATAATTTGGCGCTAGAGGATTTGGAGAGTTTTTTTCTGCCCACTTCTCGAGTTTTTCTCTCCGTAAACACTTCAGTATTCTTGTGAGAacttgttttgatttgtgatttggaTTGTTTTTATGTTTATCTATCCATGCTTATGTCAACTGGTTAATAATAACTTGAACCATTACcttctccacaaaaaaaaaaataaaaataaaaaaaataacaaacaaacaaacttgaaCTATTAGGGATAATGTCTCTAAATAGCTTAAAATTGACTAAGCCATAAAAGTTGGTTCTAAATCAGTTTCTTTCAGTCACTATTTTGTTTCTAGAAAGTAAACATGGCACaactatataattttatttttagaaagcaGATATTGGCAACTATATAACTTGTTATTTCTAGAAAGCAATCCGTAGACAGAAGCGCAATTGTTAAATTTGGACTAGCTATCTAAAGAGAATTTTATACAATGTACCGTTCTTAGAGTAACTTGTTTATAAATGTACGAATTTCAATATTGCCAAAGAAGTGAAGAACTCAAACAGGACAATATGTTTAATGTCCAATCCAGTAAAAGTAGAGAGATTGACCTTCCTTGGTTGTTGCAAGGTGGCTTACACTAGAACTGTCTTTAGTGTGTATATAAACGGTGAGGAGAAATATAAACTAGATCTCCTTTTCCTAACCACAAACAGCAGGCTTCTTCACATTCTTCTGAGGGGTTATGTAAATTAACGTAGAGGCCCAGGAAATTGATATGCATGTTAGctggcaaaaatggcccattaccatcaattttggaaataatttgccCAAAAACACTGTTTCCGAACAATATAGCAATGTACCACTTTTTTGGGTACTCaagcttggtgagctcgagtaccatgAAATTGAAAACCCTAATTGGTCGGAGACAAGGAGAAGAGAGGgcgaagaagaagatgaggacgAAGACGATGTCGCACCACTGTCATCCAACAGAAAGGCCATTACCATCGCTCCTCCAACAACCACCACTTTCCCTTCTCCTATTCCCTCAGGCGCGACGGCGACAGAGACCACGATTCCACTCCCCCGGCCATCTTCAATACGTGAAAGCGATCACAACGACGTTTTTAATTTCTGCCGCCGATGGTGTGAGCGTGTGAGGGTTTGAACGTTTGGGGTTTGAACGTTTAGGTgtaagtgagagtgagagtaaGAGTGAGACTGTGTTCTGGTAAGGGTGAGGGTGAAGAGAGACTTTAAATTCAGATGCCAACGTCTGGTGCCACGCTGGAACAGAAAAATGgggtactcgagctcaccaagctcgagtaccacaaAAAGTGGTAGATCCCCAATTATTttcgaaacagtgctctgttgctaaatatttcaaaaattaatgctaatgggccatttttccCCATGTTAGCTTATATTTTGGCCCAGCTCGCATGATGGAATACAAATCCTTTATATTAcattttgtatttcatttatcTTTCACTACTTATAACTTATTGTGTGTTATTTTTAccttctttttaaaataattgaagtttataatgaaaataaaaaaattaaacagatGTCATCCCACAATCTGTGGAACACAAAATATAGTATAGAGGATTTGTGTAATGTATTTATGCATATGTTTTGCTAGTAGTATTGTGCTTTCGATTTATCAATTCCTTTTACAATTGGAATTGCCACCATATATCCATTagatatttcttttatttgaaaaatgaaggcgaaattagtcaattacatGCATTAATGTCATGTATtttcaataaacaaaaaaggaaaaacaagtaacaACATTGAGGTTCAAATAAAGATACAATTTCGATCAATAGTGGGCAGTACATCATATTTCGGACagggaattaaaaaaattaaaaaaataacaggAAGCACGCACGAGTGTGTAGTACCCacacttacaagttacaaccatCTACTAGTATGTAACAGTAGTTCTTAGTTCAATAAAACTCTATGCGTACTAAAACACAATTGGTTCCAATTTGCCACGACAAGATCGGGATTAATCGAAATTTCTCGTAACAATTCATGCATCAGATGAGACATTAAATGTCAAGCCAGAACTTCTAAACTTGTGTTCAGTTATCTCGTCAAGACGTGCAACCATCACAGGTTTAAGATAATTTTTCCAATCTCCAATCTCACCTTTcctaaaaaatgcatttttttctACCAAGTAAGGTCGACCATGGAGCCACCCACTTCTATTGACCTCCAATTTGGACAAATTTTCAAAGCTACATAGatcaacaatattttcaatcattCCTTTAGTTTCTTCCTCTAAAGAGAATGGATAACCCATAAATTTGGccattttttttacataaaacacaggctcattctttaaattttcatatttcaaaaatagtATCCTTTCAGGAAATTCTAAGCTTGCTCTCCAATACCCTAATACATGATCCCAATATGGTCCAAAAACAGAAATTCCTTCACAAAACAACTTAAATGCCTCCTCAAAGTCAAGATTTTCTCTGGCCGAGAGTTCCACACCCTTAGGACTTGCCTTACAACAAAAGTGCCATAAAGATACAAAAGCATCCTTGGGTTCtctacatatataaataattttacacCCATAATCTATAACAGGTTTTGGTAAGGAAGTGTAGGGAACATGCGTACCTATAAGTGGATTGTCTAGATTCCGATGAAACAAGTTATGGGCTAGATCACCCTCTAGGGAGTGTACACACTCGTGTGGCGTCGTTGTGAGCAAAGGGTTTGTAGAAGCATCAAAACTGGAACGAGTCATGATGGCAAAAGATAGGGCCTTAAGCCATGTTGTGCCGGATTTTGGAACGCTACTCAAAAAGATGTCGTTGGGTTGAGGCTTGAAATGTTCTTGAGCTGACAAGAGTCCTTCTAAGTAGAAGAGATTGTGCCAAAAACCTTGGTAATGGTAGAATTGATTTAAAACCCATCCTTTTCTTCTAGGGAGGGACGAGATTAACGGTTTGTATTCCTCAAAAGCTTTTGGATCAGAactatattcttctttttcattacTTTTGGGACTACGATTCATTTTGGAAGAAGAGTAATCCACGGACAGAAAGCACAACTTGCTCGAAATATTTTGAGAATGTACGTATATCTAGTACCAGAAGGCTGAAGGGAGGCGACAATCACAAGGAAAATGTTAGGCAAGTAGCTCTTTGCATCATTGAATGCTACACCAAAGAGATAACTATTACAAATATTATATAGAGCAAGTTGAGTTCATGCATAGCATGGTACACGGGGACCAACAAGGCTACCCCACTGCAATCAAATTTAGATCTCGTCTCAAATTTAGCATTATTCTAATTACATCATTACATGGGGACCATCACTAGTTGTGGCACAATTTGTTTCTGTAAACTTTTTCATAATCTGATTATTTTAGAAGAGACGCTTTTGTAAGGAGTGCGAAAAATTTAGATAATCGATTCTCAGcctataatatatgtatatgtgtgtgtatatatatatatatatatatatatatatatattgcttggTTTGCTTGCAAGTGTCCTTTTGAATTAGACTAATTAGTCAGAGTGACTGAAGAAACCATTTGGGTTCGGTGAGGTTCTTTTTTATTGAGGGAAACAAAGTAGTAACAAACACGGTCTATTTCAATTTGGTGCTGTGATGACCTAACGAACAAACACAGTCTTCATTAGATAAAATATGATGAGGCTAATGAAGCTACTGAATTTGGGGGATTATGTTGTGAGCATTTAATGGTGATGAATCTACCATAAAATGTATAAGTATGAAATATGGAGTGAAattggaaaaattatattttaccatcCAAAATTTTACTATTGATACTCTGCATCTCACCGTCATTTAGGCTGTTAATTTGGATGAAATAGCATGGCACTAcgtgaaaaaattcaattgcctatcttctcaaaaataacGAATGCAAATTGGATTGAGATCCCAAATAAGCAATATCCCAAGAACAGTGACGATATTAATCAAAGGTTAGTCCACTTATCTAACAAATCCAGCCAGGTTGTGAGTGCATCTTCATTCCAGAGGCATGGACCTCTTTTCTCCAAAATTTGTAGAATAATCCTAACATTTTGCTAGAACATGCTCTTTGTTGGTTTGGCAAATTCTTTACTTGCTCTCCCAACTTGGCGTCAGTATAATTTAACCCGAagtttcagtattttttttttccagttccCTCCATCGGTGCCACCCCAACGACATAATCAATCCTCATATTATTAGGAGTAAGATTGTCTATTATGACGTCTCTTCATTCCCACAAAAGtaagtgtttgtttgtttagaccccttaaaacaaattAGTTTAACCTAATGAATTAGCCAAGTAGTTACTTAAGCTAATTATGATATCTAGGTTAAATAGTGAAAAACTATATCATAAAAACagcgaaaaaataaataacacacaaaTATGATCACCCAAGTAAACCAATGAAACGAActgtttcaaggtaaaaatctagggaggatttgacatagctatccttaaggtaaacaaATATACTAACAGAGAACtgaagtttttacaaaagatttaaccctaaatctattactACCTTCAGTACttacttattgacacgaccataTACAAGCTCCGAATTCACAAACTCTTCTCTCTTAGATTTGCAGCACACAAGCTCCCACgcttatgactttgagatcttactcaaaggtttcagatcaccaCTTGTTGATCTTGCAGCAACTAGATTCCACCAACACTTGATTATAGATCTTATTCCAGTAGACACTTGTAGAGTTAGAGGGCATaaaacctctcaaatctcacagGAATAACTCACAAGTCTTCCAAGAGTCTTTAAAACGTAGttaggatttttcttttatacttaggaatGTTAGATTGAAACTCTAAACATCTTCGTGAGCTTGGGCCTGATTTAAAATCTACCGAAATTATTTTTCTGTGATTTTCAATTGGTCAAGCCTAACCTTCAATCAATCGAGCTTCACTAAAAATTAATTCTTTCTCCTGcaacatgtttttgtttctggtttgccaacatatacaaattaggactctaaacatttaatcttaaatctttAAAACCTAACGGTAAG
The Quercus lobata isolate SW786 chromosome 10, ValleyOak3.0 Primary Assembly, whole genome shotgun sequence DNA segment above includes these coding regions:
- the LOC115965891 gene encoding flavonol sulfotransferase-like: MNRSPKSNEKEEYSSDPKAFEEYKPLISSLPRRKGWVLNQFYHYQGFWHNLFYLEGLLSAQEHFKPQPNDIFLSSVPKSGTTWLKALSFAIMTRSSFDASTNPLLTTTPHECVHSLEGDLAHNLFHRNLDNPLIGTHVPYTSLPKPVIDYGCKIIYICREPKDAFVSLWHFCCKASPKGVELSARENLDFEEAFKLFCEGISVFGPYWDHVLGYWRASLEFPERILFLKYENLKNEPVFYVKKMAKFMGYPFSLEEETKGMIENIVDLCSFENLSKLEVNRSGWLHGRPYLVEKNAFFRKGEIGDWKNYLKPVMVARLDEITEHKFRSSGLTFNVSSDA